Proteins from a genomic interval of Ensifer canadensis:
- a CDS encoding universal stress protein has translation MSYRSILVNLDIDGPVAPIVELATELAARSSAKLIGFCAADVPLPMVGPEGGDLSAQVWQQLKADVERRFKDLEFDFKGLVPTSLEVEWRSSLSYPTQALARITRLADLVVTGAKRGAATGDSYRAVDPGSVVLQAGRPLLVVATDAEHALARTIVIAWKDTREARRAVSDAVPLLQAASDVVVVTVDPEPDGWIRDSVADVVAFLARHQIKARSEIISARDERRALTDFAVSCHADLVVSGAYGHSRLREWVFGGVTRSLLDAGNLHRFMSS, from the coding sequence ATGAGCTACAGATCCATACTTGTAAATCTTGATATAGACGGCCCGGTCGCTCCAATCGTCGAACTTGCCACAGAGTTGGCCGCTCGCTCGAGTGCGAAGCTGATTGGGTTTTGCGCCGCAGACGTGCCATTGCCGATGGTGGGTCCAGAAGGCGGCGACCTGTCGGCGCAGGTCTGGCAACAACTCAAGGCGGACGTAGAACGCAGATTCAAGGACCTGGAGTTCGATTTCAAGGGTCTGGTCCCTACCTCCCTGGAAGTGGAATGGCGCTCCTCGCTCAGCTACCCGACGCAAGCCCTGGCGCGAATAACGCGGCTGGCTGACCTTGTAGTGACAGGCGCCAAACGGGGTGCCGCCACCGGCGACAGCTATCGCGCCGTTGATCCTGGAAGTGTCGTGCTTCAGGCTGGCAGGCCCCTGCTTGTCGTTGCCACGGACGCGGAACACGCTCTGGCCAGAACTATAGTTATCGCGTGGAAAGATACCCGTGAAGCGCGGCGGGCGGTGAGCGATGCGGTCCCGCTGTTACAGGCGGCAAGCGATGTCGTCGTCGTAACGGTAGACCCTGAACCCGACGGTTGGATCAGAGACAGCGTTGCCGATGTGGTTGCGTTTCTCGCACGCCATCAGATCAAAGCCCGAAGCGAAATCATCTCTGCTCGGGACGAACGCCGAGCACTGACCGACTTCGCGGTCTCTTGCCACGCCGATCTCGTCGTTTCGGGCGCTTATGGCCACAGCCGGTTGAGAGAATGGGTGTTTGGTGGCGTGACACGTTCATTGTTGGACGCCGGCAATCTCCATCGTTTCATGTCAAGTTGA